A genomic segment from Nitratiruptor sp. YY08-10 encodes:
- the carA gene encoding glutamine-hydrolyzing carbamoyl-phosphate synthase small subunit, translating into MKKVWIYLENGLFLEGRSFGSEGTKTGEIVFNTSMTGYQEIVTDPSYAGQFVTFTMPEIGNVGVNEEDMESKRAWAKGIIVRSYQKRYSNFRAQKALDELLKAYDVMGICDIDTRTLTKHVRDNGACMMIASTEIDDRDELAKLLAAAPRIEEIDYIKAVSTKEPYQHTQATYDAKVFCYKPAPEPKVKIYVLDFGVKRNILNHLVEAGLETHVLPHTFDPQKIIEEYNEGKVDGVFLSNGPGDPLILEDVHEKIQKLIKAKIPMFGICLGHQLLSIAHGYPTYKLKFGHHGGNHPVRNEKTKRVEITAQNHNYNVPVGIETIAEVTHKNLFDGTIEGIKYQDEPIFSVQHHPEASPGPHDSAYIFEEFMKLILEERKR; encoded by the coding sequence TCTTGAAAACGGGCTTTTCCTTGAGGGAAGAAGTTTTGGAAGTGAAGGAACGAAAACTGGCGAAATTGTCTTCAATACCTCTATGACGGGATATCAAGAGATCGTAACCGATCCAAGTTATGCTGGACAGTTTGTCACCTTCACCATGCCGGAAATCGGCAATGTTGGTGTCAATGAAGAGGATATGGAGAGCAAAAGAGCCTGGGCAAAGGGGATCATTGTTCGTTCCTACCAAAAAAGATACTCCAATTTTAGAGCGCAAAAAGCACTGGATGAGCTTTTGAAAGCGTATGATGTCATGGGGATATGTGATATCGATACAAGAACACTTACAAAACATGTTCGTGACAATGGTGCGTGTATGATGATCGCTTCAACAGAGATTGATGATCGAGATGAACTTGCAAAACTTTTGGCTGCAGCACCAAGAATCGAGGAGATTGACTATATCAAAGCGGTTTCTACGAAAGAACCTTATCAGCATACACAAGCAACATATGATGCGAAGGTTTTTTGTTACAAACCGGCTCCTGAACCAAAAGTAAAAATCTATGTGCTCGACTTTGGCGTAAAAAGAAATATTTTGAACCATCTCGTGGAGGCGGGGTTGGAGACCCATGTGCTTCCTCATACTTTCGATCCACAAAAAATTATAGAAGAGTACAATGAGGGAAAAGTAGATGGTGTATTTCTCTCCAATGGGCCAGGTGATCCGCTTATTTTGGAAGATGTGCATGAAAAGATTCAAAAATTGATCAAAGCAAAAATACCGATGTTTGGTATCTGCCTTGGACACCAGCTTCTCTCTATCGCCCATGGCTATCCTACCTATAAACTCAAATTTGGTCATCACGGAGGCAACCATCCGGTCCGTAACGAAAAGACAAAACGGGTGGAAATCACTGCACAAAACCACAACTACAATGTACCAGTCGGGATCGAAACCATTGCAGAAGTAACACACAAAAACCTTTTCGATGGCACAATCGAAGGGATTAAGTATCAAGACGAGCCGATTTTCAGTGTACAGCACCATCCAGAAGCGAGTCCCGGGCCACATGATAGTGCGTATATTTTCGAAGAGTTTATGAAATTGATCTTAGAAGAAAGGAAGAGATAA